In Thermus antranikianii DSM 12462, one DNA window encodes the following:
- a CDS encoding PIG-L deacetylase family protein gives MAVFAHPDDEIGAAGTLALHARRGDRVLLVWMTRGELASQFGEMEEARVAEIREGHGAHVAQLIGAEYRFLPFRDTFLTGGREEALALARLMAEFQPDAVITWDPLDVHPDHRATHEAVLSALKFCRIPKLVGEAHRKPVRLYHYPRKELVRPWLYVDTTATQEVAEAVFAFYQEFYRWPFTLEEFRARRRLRGREAGVPFAEAFQTDSPPAWPALP, from the coding sequence ATGGCGGTATTCGCCCATCCCGATGATGAGATTGGGGCTGCAGGCACCCTGGCCCTCCACGCCCGGCGGGGGGACCGGGTGCTTTTGGTTTGGATGACGAGGGGGGAGTTGGCGAGCCAGTTCGGGGAGATGGAGGAGGCCAGGGTGGCCGAGATACGGGAGGGGCACGGGGCCCATGTGGCCCAGTTGATTGGGGCCGAGTACCGGTTTCTACCCTTTCGCGATACCTTCCTCACCGGGGGCAGGGAGGAAGCCCTGGCCTTGGCTCGGTTGATGGCCGAGTTCCAGCCGGATGCGGTCATCACCTGGGATCCCCTGGACGTTCACCCTGACCACCGGGCCACGCACGAGGCGGTCCTTTCTGCCTTGAAGTTCTGCCGCATACCCAAACTCGTGGGGGAAGCGCACCGGAAGCCGGTACGGCTTTACCACTATCCCAGGAAGGAGCTTGTGAGACCGTGGCTTTACGTGGATACCACCGCCACCCAAGAGGTGGCCGAGGCGGTGTTTGCTTTTTACCAGGAGTTCTACCGCTGGCCCTTTACCCTGGAGGAGTTTCGCGCCCGCCGGCGGCTTCGGGGTCGGGAGGCGGGGGTTCCCTTTGCGGAGGCGTTTCAGACGGACTCCCCTCCGGCGTGGCCTGCCCTTCCCTAA
- a CDS encoding amidohydrolase family protein, which produces MYWLKTELWTAEVVYTGFGTPMLRGAIAVQGPTVVGQGSLEELRARFPQAEVVHRGKALFPPPVNAHTHLDLSLHPFYRGPFSGFIPHVVAHREKRGLEAAKQGLEELLRSGVGAFADVVFEDEVMEFLLRESPLPGVAFYEVFAPDPEDAEEVFQQVQAKVKTWRRLEGRVRVGLSPHAPYSVSAPLLRRLAQYARTEGLPLMIHAGESPEEVAFLQRGEGFLTQIHGRFSRTPFEPPGLTPIRYLRALGALGPHTLLVHGVQVDEEEVRMLADSGTKVILCPRSNAHLEVGEAPIHLYARYGVELALGTDSRASSPDLDVKNEALSLWEKVDPRLLIRALTRGGYRALGLPTPRLTRGSPASLVHSL; this is translated from the coding sequence ATGTACTGGCTAAAGACTGAGCTCTGGACCGCCGAGGTGGTCTACACGGGTTTCGGCACCCCCATGCTCCGGGGGGCCATAGCGGTCCAGGGACCCACCGTGGTGGGCCAGGGAAGTCTGGAGGAACTTCGGGCGCGCTTCCCCCAGGCGGAAGTGGTCCACAGGGGAAAGGCCCTCTTCCCACCCCCAGTGAACGCCCACACCCACCTGGATCTTTCCCTTCACCCCTTTTACCGGGGCCCCTTTTCCGGCTTCATCCCCCATGTGGTGGCCCATCGGGAAAAGCGGGGCCTCGAGGCGGCAAAGCAGGGCCTGGAGGAACTCCTGCGCTCAGGAGTAGGGGCCTTCGCCGACGTGGTGTTTGAGGATGAGGTCATGGAGTTCCTGCTCCGGGAAAGCCCCCTGCCGGGGGTGGCCTTCTACGAGGTCTTCGCCCCGGATCCCGAGGACGCTGAGGAAGTGTTCCAGCAAGTCCAGGCTAAGGTCAAGACCTGGCGACGCTTGGAAGGACGGGTGAGGGTGGGGCTTTCTCCCCATGCCCCCTACTCGGTGAGCGCACCCCTGTTGCGGCGGCTCGCCCAGTACGCCAGGACCGAAGGCCTCCCCCTCATGATCCACGCAGGGGAAAGCCCGGAAGAGGTGGCCTTCTTGCAAAGGGGGGAGGGTTTTTTAACCCAGATTCACGGGCGCTTCAGCCGAACCCCCTTTGAACCCCCGGGCCTAACCCCCATCCGCTACCTTCGGGCCCTTGGCGCCTTGGGCCCCCATACCCTTTTGGTCCACGGGGTGCAGGTGGACGAGGAAGAGGTGAGGATGTTAGCAGATTCTGGCACCAAGGTCATCCTCTGCCCCCGGTCCAACGCCCACCTGGAGGTGGGGGAGGCCCCCATCCACCTCTACGCCCGCTATGGGGTGGAACTGGCCCTGGGCACGGACTCCCGGGCCAGCAGCCCAGACCTTGACGTGAAAAACGAGGCCCTTTCCCTCTGGGAGAAGGTGGATCCCAGGCTTCTCATCCGGGCCCTGACCCGGGGAGGGTACCGGGCCCTGGGCCTTCCCACCCCCCGCCTAACCCGGGGAAGCCCCGCCAGTCTGGTACACTCCCTCTGA
- a CDS encoding DUF554 domain-containing protein, with protein sequence MELSLLDKLSGTLANAATVTLGTGLGLMLRGRLPERMARIMVQGVGLTTLFIGFSMASALGKARGGAIDGVVLGLIALVLGGLLGEWWRIEEALEGIGEKIKRAVRGGGSFTEGFVAASLLFCVGPMTLLGSIQNGLTGDPSILILKATLDGLSAIALTSSFGVGVGFSVLVILGYQGGIALLAGTLSQVLPDPAQDPRVLLVTGVGGLMVLGVGINLLGLTKVRVGSFLPALLLAPLVWALANRLS encoded by the coding sequence ATGGAGCTCAGCCTTCTGGACAAGCTCTCGGGAACCCTGGCCAACGCCGCCACCGTGACCCTGGGCACAGGGCTTGGCCTTATGCTTCGGGGCCGGCTCCCCGAACGCATGGCCCGCATCATGGTCCAGGGGGTGGGGCTCACCACCCTTTTTATCGGATTCTCCATGGCCAGCGCCCTGGGAAAAGCCAGGGGTGGGGCCATAGACGGGGTGGTCCTGGGACTCATCGCCCTGGTGCTGGGAGGGCTTCTTGGGGAGTGGTGGCGGATTGAGGAAGCCCTCGAGGGAATAGGGGAGAAGATCAAGCGGGCGGTAAGGGGCGGGGGAAGCTTCACTGAGGGCTTCGTGGCCGCAAGCCTTCTCTTTTGCGTGGGCCCCATGACCCTTCTCGGCTCCATCCAAAACGGCCTGACCGGGGATCCCAGTATCCTTATTCTTAAGGCCACCCTGGACGGCCTTTCCGCCATCGCCCTCACCAGCTCTTTCGGCGTAGGCGTTGGGTTTAGCGTGCTGGTCATCCTCGGCTACCAAGGGGGTATCGCCCTTCTGGCCGGTACCCTGAGCCAGGTTCTCCCCGACCCCGCCCAGGATCCCCGGGTCCTCTTAGTGACCGGGGTAGGAGGGCTTATGGTCCTGGGGGTGGGGATCAACCTCCTGGGCCTCACCAAGGTGCGGGTGGGCTCCTTTCTTCCCGCCCTCCTCCTAGCCCCCTTGGTCTGGGCTTTGGCCAACCGGCTTTCGTAG
- a CDS encoding chloride channel protein, protein MRPLGRSPQLNFPTLWDQEVRHTGPLILYSAFTGALAGLLLAFLNALLRALTEALGLFFGYLAPEPPGEGGLAQAFTGPSFWPLAFLLPLLFALTSLLGTGQGLAAFLLQAREDRPSPPSSHLRAVLGGILQLSLYSPMGREGPFGVLGLWLGRGLDRRFPRLGGGLAFAGLAAGLGASLHAPVAGALLATEILYRSLLLEARALTPALIGALAGFAVYGAFYGYTPLLTFQAQVDMGALPAGALVGLVAAALATLWVEGSRLLEARIRPLPYPWRHALLGLALALALLFLPEALGSGLGWVAVATTPLLPPLAVLSLLFAKLLLLLLASGIRAYGGPYTPALVLGGLLGAFLAHLPGPMALPPETLALAGGVAVLAGVARAPFAATVLAAEWGGYATLPLVLPAVLLAYVLTPAYNPTEGVREGQATPEGSPSETPPQREPPPPDPEAAGGRETPPG, encoded by the coding sequence ATGCGCCCCTTGGGCCGCAGTCCCCAGCTCAACTTCCCCACCCTCTGGGACCAGGAGGTCCGGCATACGGGACCCCTCATCCTCTATAGCGCCTTCACCGGAGCCTTGGCCGGGCTCCTCCTGGCCTTTCTGAACGCCTTGCTTAGAGCCTTGACCGAGGCCTTGGGCCTTTTCTTTGGGTACCTGGCCCCCGAACCCCCCGGGGAAGGAGGCCTGGCCCAGGCTTTCACCGGACCTTCTTTCTGGCCCCTTGCCTTCCTCCTGCCCCTCCTCTTCGCCCTCACCAGCCTCCTGGGAACCGGGCAGGGGCTTGCCGCCTTTCTTCTCCAGGCCCGGGAGGACCGGCCAAGCCCCCCCTCCTCCCACCTGCGGGCCGTTTTGGGAGGGATACTCCAGCTTTCCCTCTATTCCCCCATGGGGCGCGAGGGTCCCTTTGGGGTGCTGGGGCTGTGGCTGGGCCGGGGTTTGGACCGCCGCTTCCCTCGGCTGGGCGGGGGGCTGGCCTTCGCCGGGCTCGCCGCCGGGCTTGGGGCCAGCCTACACGCTCCCGTGGCCGGCGCTCTCCTGGCCACGGAGATTCTTTACCGGAGCCTGCTCCTCGAGGCCCGGGCCCTTACCCCTGCCTTGATCGGCGCCTTGGCTGGTTTTGCCGTCTACGGAGCCTTCTACGGCTACACTCCCCTTCTAACCTTCCAGGCCCAGGTGGATATGGGTGCCCTCCCCGCCGGCGCCCTGGTAGGGCTGGTGGCCGCTGCCCTGGCCACCCTTTGGGTGGAAGGCTCGCGCCTTCTGGAAGCCCGCATCCGCCCTCTTCCCTACCCCTGGCGCCATGCCCTCCTGGGCTTGGCCTTGGCCCTGGCCCTCCTCTTTCTGCCCGAAGCCTTGGGCAGTGGCCTGGGCTGGGTAGCCGTGGCCACCACTCCCCTTCTGCCCCCCCTAGCCGTGCTGTCCTTGCTTTTCGCCAAGCTCCTTCTTCTCCTCCTGGCCAGCGGGATAAGGGCCTACGGGGGCCCCTATACCCCTGCCCTGGTCCTAGGAGGGCTCTTGGGAGCCTTCCTGGCCCACCTGCCGGGTCCAATGGCCCTTCCTCCTGAAACCCTGGCCCTGGCCGGGGGCGTGGCGGTGCTGGCGGGGGTAGCCCGGGCCCCCTTCGCGGCCACCGTTCTGGCAGCGGAGTGGGGCGGGTACGCCACCTTGCCCCTGGTCCTCCCCGCAGTGCTCTTAGCCTATGTGCTCACCCCTGCCTACAATCCCACGGAAGGCGTTAGGGAAGGGCAGGCCACGCCGGAGGGGAGTCCGTCTGAAACGCCTCCGCAAAGGGAACCCCCGCCTCCCGACCCCGAAGCCGCCGGCGGGCGCGAAACTCCTCCAGGGTAA
- the menC gene encoding o-succinylbenzoate synthase yields the protein MRLEAAELRILELPLKFRFETSFGVQTKRTILLLRLFGEGLEGLGEGVMEKLPLYREETVASARYLLEEVFLPQVLGKDFPNPEALSQALAPFRGNPMAKAVLEMAFWDLFAKGLGKPLWQVLGGVRQAVEVGVSLGIQPTLADTLKAVEKHLSEGYRRIKLKIKPGWDYEVLKAVRQAFPEATLTVDANSAYRLSDFPRLKRLDELFLDYIEQPLGYDDLLDHARLQRELATPICLDESLTSAEKARKAIELKAGKVFNIKPARLGGHGESLKVHALAQSAGIPLWMGGMLEAGVGRAHNLHLATLPAFTKPGDVSSASRYWEEDIVEEALEAEEGLMPVPEGPGIGVHLKLPLVERITLWQRYMSAS from the coding sequence ATGCGTCTAGAAGCTGCAGAGCTTAGGATCCTGGAGCTACCCCTGAAGTTCCGGTTTGAGACCAGCTTCGGGGTGCAGACCAAGCGAACCATCCTCCTCCTGAGGCTTTTCGGAGAGGGCCTCGAGGGTCTAGGGGAAGGGGTGATGGAGAAGCTTCCCCTCTACCGGGAGGAGACCGTGGCCAGCGCCCGCTACCTCCTGGAGGAGGTCTTCCTGCCCCAGGTTCTGGGAAAGGACTTTCCCAACCCTGAGGCCCTAAGCCAGGCCCTCGCCCCTTTCCGGGGAAACCCCATGGCCAAGGCGGTCCTGGAGATGGCCTTCTGGGACCTCTTTGCCAAGGGTTTGGGAAAACCCCTTTGGCAGGTCCTGGGCGGGGTACGGCAGGCGGTGGAGGTAGGCGTCTCCCTGGGCATCCAACCCACGCTGGCGGACACCCTGAAGGCTGTGGAAAAGCACCTTTCCGAGGGGTACCGGCGCATCAAGCTCAAGATCAAGCCGGGCTGGGACTACGAGGTGCTGAAAGCCGTGCGCCAGGCCTTCCCGGAAGCTACCCTAACCGTTGACGCCAACAGCGCCTACCGCCTCTCCGACTTCCCCCGGCTGAAACGGCTGGACGAGCTCTTCCTGGATTACATTGAGCAACCCCTGGGCTACGATGACCTCCTGGACCACGCCCGGCTTCAGCGGGAGCTTGCCACCCCCATCTGCCTGGACGAAAGCCTCACCTCCGCGGAAAAGGCGAGAAAGGCCATAGAGCTCAAAGCGGGAAAGGTATTCAACATCAAGCCAGCCCGGCTTGGGGGCCATGGGGAAAGCCTCAAGGTCCACGCCCTGGCCCAAAGCGCTGGGATTCCCCTTTGGATGGGAGGAATGCTGGAGGCTGGGGTGGGCCGGGCCCACAACCTTCACCTGGCCACCCTGCCCGCCTTCACCAAGCCCGGGGACGTGAGCTCGGCCAGCCGCTACTGGGAGGAGGACATCGTGGAGGAGGCCCTCGAGGCGGAGGAGGGCCTCATGCCCGTGCCCGAGGGTCCAGGTATCGGCGTGCACCTGAAGCTTCCTTTGGTGGAGCGGATCACCCTATGGCAGAGGTATATGTCCGCGAGCTAA
- the mnmD gene encoding tRNA (5-methylaminomethyl-2-thiouridine)(34)-methyltransferase MnmD, which translates to MEPILTQDGTPTLFHPRYGEAYHPRQGALLQARRLYLEKTLTHLHPAPRVLEVGLGLLVNFRVTLESTLGRGVYLRYLAVEREPLPREVLARVRLPLPRAEEVFAEILKGWPNACFLGPWGELRILFGEVEALELPQDWATAVYLDPFSPRVNPGPWSLPVLKGLHRALRRGGRLATYSAQGVFRRALKEAGFALHRVPGVGKREWTVGIALKPPPG; encoded by the coding sequence GTGGAGCCCATCCTCACCCAGGATGGAACCCCCACCCTCTTCCACCCACGGTACGGGGAGGCCTACCATCCCCGGCAGGGAGCCTTGCTCCAGGCCAGGCGGCTTTACCTGGAGAAGACCCTCACCCATCTCCATCCCGCTCCCAGGGTCCTCGAGGTGGGCCTAGGGCTTTTGGTGAACTTCCGCGTGACCCTGGAAAGCACCCTGGGCCGGGGGGTGTACCTCCGCTATTTGGCCGTGGAACGGGAGCCGCTGCCCCGGGAGGTGCTCGCGCGGGTGCGCCTCCCTCTTCCCAGGGCGGAAGAGGTGTTTGCGGAAATCCTTAAGGGCTGGCCTAATGCCTGCTTCCTTGGGCCTTGGGGCGAGCTTCGCATCCTCTTTGGGGAGGTGGAGGCTTTGGAGCTTCCCCAGGACTGGGCCACGGCGGTTTACCTGGATCCCTTCAGCCCCCGGGTGAATCCGGGGCCTTGGTCCTTGCCTGTTCTAAAGGGGCTTCACCGGGCTTTGCGGCGTGGGGGAAGGCTTGCCACGTACTCCGCCCAAGGGGTTTTCCGCCGGGCCCTCAAGGAGGCGGGGTTTGCCCTTCACCGGGTGCCTGGGGTGGGGAAGCGGGAGTGGACGGTGGGAATCGCCTTAAAACCTCCTCCCGGCTGA
- the aroH gene encoding chorismate mutase encodes MVRGIRGAITVEEDTPEAIHQATRELLLKMLEANGIQSHEELAAIIFTVTEDLRSAFPAEAARQIGMHRVPLLSAREVPVPGSLPRVIRVLALWNTDTPQDQVRHVYLRDAVRLRPDLESAQ; translated from the coding sequence ATGGTCCGGGGCATCAGGGGTGCCATCACCGTGGAGGAGGATACGCCGGAGGCCATCCATCAAGCCACACGGGAGCTTCTCCTTAAGATGCTGGAGGCAAACGGCATCCAAAGCCACGAGGAGCTGGCAGCCATCATCTTCACGGTTACGGAGGACCTACGTTCGGCCTTCCCCGCCGAGGCCGCCCGCCAGATTGGCATGCACCGGGTTCCCCTGCTCTCCGCCCGGGAGGTGCCGGTGCCAGGAAGCCTGCCCCGGGTCATCCGGGTCCTGGCCCTTTGGAACACCGACACCCCCCAGGACCAGGTGCGCCACGTGTACCTTAGGGATGCGGTGCGCCTGAGGCCCGACCTGGAAAGCGCCCAGTAA
- the gatC gene encoding Asp-tRNA(Asn)/Glu-tRNA(Gln) amidotransferase subunit GatC yields MELSPELLRKLESLAKIRLSPEEEALLLTDLKRILEFVDALPQVGEAWEEDAQGHLREDEPLPSLSQEEALKIAPEAEEGFFQVPKVLE; encoded by the coding sequence ATGGAGCTATCCCCGGAGCTTCTGCGCAAGCTGGAAAGCCTTGCCAAAATCCGGCTTTCCCCCGAGGAGGAAGCCTTGCTGCTAACGGACCTCAAGCGGATCCTGGAGTTCGTGGACGCCCTTCCCCAGGTGGGGGAAGCCTGGGAGGAGGACGCCCAAGGCCACCTCAGGGAGGATGAGCCCCTTCCTTCCCTTTCCCAGGAAGAGGCCCTAAAAATAGCCCCCGAGGCTGAAGAGGGGTTTTTCCAGGTGCCCAAGGTGCTGGAGTAG
- a CDS encoding GNAT family N-acetyltransferase, whose protein sequence is MAEVYVRELKGPEEMEAVVELQREIWGRAESDLVPRGLLIAVQDEGGLVAGAFVEGRMVGFVFGFPTQDPTLQHSHMLGVLEAYRGTGAALWLKRFQRDWCLARGIKKVVWTFDPLRGVNANFNLRKLGATAKTYLPDHYGPMTGINAGAPSDRLLAEWELLSERVYARIYTPPPEPLVEGLPQANRVEEEKPVEAFLDLEGPRLLFQIPEDWGRILREDPALALAWREHSRLVLGHYFAQGYRAVDFARNPNRYVLAKD, encoded by the coding sequence ATGGCAGAGGTATATGTCCGCGAGCTAAAGGGCCCCGAAGAGATGGAGGCCGTGGTGGAGCTCCAGCGAGAAATCTGGGGCCGCGCGGAAAGCGATCTGGTGCCAAGGGGCCTTCTCATTGCGGTTCAGGATGAAGGGGGCCTGGTGGCGGGAGCCTTCGTGGAAGGGCGGATGGTGGGCTTCGTCTTTGGCTTCCCCACCCAAGACCCCACCCTGCAGCACTCCCACATGCTGGGGGTTCTGGAAGCCTACCGGGGCACGGGGGCCGCGCTTTGGCTAAAACGCTTCCAGCGGGACTGGTGCCTGGCCCGGGGGATAAAGAAGGTGGTCTGGACCTTCGATCCCTTAAGGGGGGTAAACGCCAACTTCAACCTGAGGAAGCTTGGGGCCACCGCCAAGACCTACCTTCCCGACCATTACGGCCCCATGACGGGCATCAACGCTGGGGCCCCCTCGGACCGGCTTCTCGCGGAGTGGGAACTCCTTTCGGAAAGGGTCTACGCCCGCATCTACACCCCACCACCCGAACCCCTGGTGGAGGGGTTGCCCCAGGCCAACCGGGTAGAGGAAGAAAAGCCCGTGGAGGCCTTCTTGGACCTCGAGGGCCCCCGTCTCCTTTTCCAAATCCCCGAGGACTGGGGAAGGATCCTGCGGGAAGACCCAGCCCTGGCGCTAGCGTGGCGGGAACATAGCCGCCTGGTCCTAGGCCACTACTTCGCCCAAGGCTACCGGGCCGTGGACTTCGCCCGGAACCCCAACCGCTATGTACTGGCTAAAGACTGA
- a CDS encoding polysaccharide deacetylase family protein encodes MELILGLILLLYGLSDLLFRFLGLGAYAHASRRTPKVALTFDDGPSERTEALLGLLRRYGVKATFFLTGERAKARPDLVEAIKREGHQVEDHGEWHQAWRLFLPWVEWEHMRRNPGRYYRPPHGLHTPFTRLFARLLGKRIALWDLESKDWLDLPPEALAERLLYYLRPGSIVLLHDGPERTLRLLERALPEMLRLGYQPVTLDGLAPLPLTPRLALIRGLQGFEERYNAKHRVARAGYGPFDLFRVEKKPFPGPDLPGLPRGAPALELHLESQRSMELSPLEAIRYVRESLKKVAERVAQDPEVRLVYGYSYLAQGARLFGFHTHPLPPWPRLVATLSSAWFLWLYRGELPKPDRSWAELTYLSREEVLRRFPPSTPASPPQAPGEGQTPPP; translated from the coding sequence GTGGAACTGATCCTGGGCTTGATCCTCCTACTCTATGGGCTTTCCGACCTCCTCTTTCGCTTTCTGGGCCTCGGAGCCTACGCCCACGCCTCGAGGCGCACCCCCAAGGTGGCCCTGACCTTCGACGACGGCCCCTCGGAGAGGACGGAAGCCCTCTTGGGGCTTTTGCGCCGATACGGGGTCAAGGCCACCTTTTTCCTAACCGGGGAACGGGCCAAGGCCCGGCCGGACCTGGTGGAAGCCATCAAGCGCGAAGGCCACCAGGTGGAGGACCACGGGGAGTGGCACCAGGCCTGGAGGCTTTTCCTGCCCTGGGTGGAGTGGGAGCACATGCGCCGGAACCCCGGGCGCTACTACCGGCCTCCCCACGGACTCCACACCCCTTTTACCCGCCTCTTTGCCCGCCTCCTGGGCAAGCGCATCGCCCTGTGGGACCTGGAAAGCAAAGACTGGCTGGACCTTCCCCCTGAGGCCCTGGCGGAAAGGCTTCTTTACTACCTGCGCCCAGGGTCCATCGTCCTCCTCCACGACGGGCCGGAGCGCACCCTCAGACTCCTGGAGCGGGCGCTTCCGGAGATGCTACGGCTGGGATACCAACCCGTCACCCTGGACGGCCTCGCCCCCTTACCCCTCACCCCGAGGCTCGCCCTTATCCGGGGGCTCCAGGGATTTGAGGAACGGTACAACGCCAAGCACCGGGTGGCCCGGGCGGGATACGGTCCCTTCGACCTCTTCCGGGTGGAGAAGAAGCCTTTTCCCGGGCCCGACCTACCCGGGCTACCCCGGGGCGCCCCTGCCCTGGAGCTCCATCTGGAAAGCCAGCGGAGCATGGAACTCTCCCCCCTCGAGGCCATCCGATACGTCCGAGAAAGCCTCAAGAAGGTGGCGGAACGGGTGGCTCAAGACCCCGAGGTGCGCTTGGTCTACGGCTACAGCTACCTGGCCCAGGGGGCCAGGCTCTTTGGCTTCCACACCCATCCCCTTCCCCCTTGGCCCCGTCTCGTGGCTACCCTGAGCAGCGCCTGGTTCCTTTGGCTGTACCGGGGGGAGCTGCCCAAGCCCGACCGCTCCTGGGCCGAGCTGACCTACCTCAGCCGGGAGGAGGTTTTAAGGCGATTCCCACCGTCCACTCCCGCTTCCCCACCCCAGGCACCCGGTGAAGGGCAAACCCCGCCTCCTTGA
- the serS gene encoding serine--tRNA ligase encodes MVDLKHLRRNPEVYREAIRLKGVALDLDALLALDAEVQGLKTRLQELQTERNRIAKEVPKAPPEARPDLVARGKALAEEAKRVEEALREKEAQLWELLLKVPLPPWPGAPVGPDDSANVEIKRVGTPPEFSFPPLDHVSLLEKNGWWEPRISQVSGSRTYALRGDLALYELALIRFAMDFMVRKGYTPLTLPSYAREKAFIGTGHFPAARDQVWPIAGTDLYLTGTAEVVLNALHSGEILQQEELPKRYAGYAPAFRSEAGSFGKDVRGLMRVHQFHKVEQYVLTEASLEASDQAFQELLQNAEEILGLLELPYRLLEVSTGDMGPGKWRQVDLEVWVPSEGRYRETHSCSALLDWQARRADLRYRDKGGRVQYAYTLNNTALATPRILVMLLENHQLPDGRVRVPEALIPYLGKEVLEPCV; translated from the coding sequence ATGGTGGACCTCAAGCATCTCCGCCGCAACCCCGAGGTCTATCGGGAAGCCATCCGCCTAAAGGGGGTGGCCCTGGATCTGGATGCCCTTCTGGCCCTGGACGCCGAGGTACAGGGCTTAAAGACCCGGCTCCAGGAGCTACAGACCGAGCGCAACCGCATCGCCAAGGAAGTCCCCAAGGCACCCCCTGAGGCGAGGCCCGACCTGGTGGCCCGGGGCAAGGCCCTGGCGGAGGAGGCCAAGAGGGTGGAGGAAGCCCTGCGGGAGAAGGAAGCCCAGCTCTGGGAACTTCTCCTTAAGGTGCCCCTTCCCCCCTGGCCAGGGGCTCCAGTAGGACCTGACGACTCCGCCAACGTGGAGATCAAGCGGGTGGGAACCCCACCAGAGTTTTCCTTCCCTCCCCTGGACCACGTGAGCCTCCTGGAGAAAAACGGTTGGTGGGAACCCAGGATCAGCCAGGTTTCGGGAAGCCGCACCTACGCTTTGAGGGGGGACTTGGCCCTCTATGAGCTGGCCCTGATCCGCTTTGCCATGGACTTCATGGTGCGAAAGGGCTACACTCCCTTGACCCTTCCCTCCTACGCCAGGGAGAAGGCCTTTATCGGCACCGGGCACTTCCCGGCCGCCAGGGATCAGGTCTGGCCCATCGCCGGCACGGACCTCTACCTCACGGGCACCGCCGAGGTGGTCTTAAACGCCCTTCATAGCGGGGAGATTTTGCAGCAGGAAGAGCTTCCCAAGCGGTACGCCGGCTACGCTCCCGCCTTCCGCTCGGAAGCGGGCAGCTTCGGCAAGGACGTGCGGGGCCTCATGCGGGTGCACCAGTTCCACAAGGTGGAGCAGTACGTGCTCACCGAGGCAAGCCTCGAGGCCTCGGACCAAGCCTTCCAGGAGCTTTTGCAAAACGCCGAGGAGATCCTCGGCCTCCTGGAGCTTCCCTACCGCCTGCTGGAGGTCTCCACAGGGGACATGGGCCCGGGGAAGTGGCGGCAGGTGGACCTGGAGGTCTGGGTCCCCTCGGAGGGGCGGTACCGGGAAACCCACTCCTGCTCGGCCCTTCTGGACTGGCAGGCCCGGAGGGCGGACCTCCGCTATCGGGACAAGGGAGGCAGGGTGCAGTACGCCTACACCCTGAACAACACGGCCTTGGCCACCCCCAGGATCCTGGTGATGCTTTTGGAAAACCATCAGCTTCCCGATGGACGGGTGAGGGTACCCGAGGCCCTTATCCCCTACCTGGGCAAGGAGGTGCTGGAGCCATGCGTCTAG